One genomic window of Desulfurococcus mucosus DSM 2162 includes the following:
- a CDS encoding HD domain-containing protein, with protein MASQSGEQGGEPALSLFMPFNAQVRDPIYGYIDYVKGFEDEVIDSWVLQRLRYVYQLQAAHFIYPGATHTRFSHSLGVMYSSYRYMSFLMRSAVVSGIQGERRRSVLEYQRELIYASRLLGLLHDIGHGPFSHAFDRYVYKNKDFLGYRVGNHEVVGYLLYRSTVRDIIEKTLLRERERLQVDPEVLISLLDEGMKPPRGMRDFTDLQGKGVLGNSDFYDPSVPHGLENIVRLVVRDYVYTSDIMDYLRRDSYYTGVPVGQINDDWIMRNSYIVDKGGILTPAISSKALDEVARLFDARKIMYKHVYLHPVNQAFIETIGMLLPCIRGEIVEAVARVIEEGDAVAYLALTDHYVYSAFKKLLVNGLDNADCVDKAVARSALESLFIKRKPVWKMVKRIIADLRTAGHLYGRFGETLQKKIEEGVSSEVSTALPGRDIGHGDLKIMFDKIDIYPSAGAEVLNTLEVVELKDGRVIESSSKSLEEFAKESGLIPEALITVYINRLKYQVLTSEELRKISEIATRIVEDAIKGTRRESPETS; from the coding sequence TTGGCTTCGCAGAGCGGGGAGCAGGGCGGTGAGCCAGCATTATCGCTCTTCATGCCTTTCAACGCCCAGGTAAGGGATCCGATCTACGGCTACATAGACTATGTGAAAGGCTTCGAGGACGAGGTCATAGACTCCTGGGTTCTCCAGAGGCTCAGATACGTGTACCAGCTCCAGGCCGCGCACTTCATCTATCCTGGTGCAACCCATACAAGGTTCTCTCACTCACTCGGAGTAATGTATTCATCATACAGGTACATGTCCTTCCTGATGAGGTCGGCAGTGGTCTCAGGTATTCAGGGGGAGCGTAGGAGGAGTGTACTCGAGTATCAACGGGAACTAATCTATGCATCCAGGCTCCTCGGGCTCCTACACGACATAGGCCACGGCCCGTTCAGCCATGCCTTCGACAGATACGTCTACAAGAACAAGGATTTCCTGGGTTACAGGGTCGGCAACCACGAGGTGGTCGGGTACCTGCTCTACCGTTCCACAGTGAGGGATATTATTGAGAAAACACTTCTAAGGGAGCGTGAGAGACTCCAAGTGGACCCAGAGGTATTGATCAGCCTCCTCGATGAAGGCATGAAGCCGCCTAGGGGGATGAGGGATTTCACGGATCTACAGGGTAAAGGAGTACTCGGTAACTCGGACTTCTATGATCCCTCGGTGCCACATGGGTTGGAGAACATAGTTAGGCTCGTCGTAAGGGACTACGTGTACACCAGTGACATAATGGATTACCTGAGGAGGGATAGCTACTACACAGGGGTCCCCGTCGGCCAGATAAATGATGACTGGATAATGAGGAACTCGTACATAGTTGACAAAGGCGGCATCCTCACACCGGCAATATCCTCCAAGGCCCTTGACGAGGTAGCCAGGTTGTTTGACGCCAGGAAGATAATGTATAAGCACGTCTACTTACACCCCGTTAACCAAGCCTTCATAGAGACCATAGGCATGCTGCTCCCATGTATAAGGGGTGAGATAGTTGAAGCAGTCGCCAGGGTGATCGAGGAGGGTGATGCAGTAGCATACCTCGCCCTCACAGACCACTACGTGTACTCAGCCTTCAAGAAGCTGCTTGTAAACGGCCTCGACAACGCTGACTGCGTTGATAAAGCAGTAGCCAGGAGCGCGCTGGAAAGCCTCTTCATCAAGAGGAAGCCGGTGTGGAAGATGGTGAAGAGGATAATAGCGGATCTAAGGACAGCCGGCCACCTCTACGGCAGGTTCGGTGAAACCCTGCAGAAGAAGATCGAGGAAGGAGTGTCCAGCGAGGTTTCAACAGCTCTCCCAGGCAGGGATATAGGTCACGGAGACCTGAAGATAATGTTCGATAAAATAGACATCTACCCTTCAGCCGGTGCAGAGGTGTTGAACACGCTTGAAGTAGTCGAGTTGAAGGATGGGAGAGTCATAGAGTCGTCTTCAAAGTCCCTTGAGGAATTCGCCAAGGAGTCAGGGCTCATACCGGAGGCGTTGATCACAGTATACATTAACAGGCTGAAGTACCAGGTGCTCACCAGTGAGGAGTTGAGGAAGATCAGTGAGATAGCCACGAGGATTGTGGAGGACGCAATTAAAGGCACCCGCAGGGAGTCACCTGAAACCAGCTAG
- the ileS gene encoding isoleucine--tRNA ligase yields the protein MSRVTEKEWALQGVYRPHDVEKKVLDYWDAVGVYSLVKKADESKQLRFNFIDGPPYPSGDIPHIGTAWNKALKDAVLRYKRMKGYRVYDRPGYDCHGLPIEVKVEQKLGVSVKKEIEERIGVERFIEECRRLALTNANAITRWFKELGVFMDWDNPYLTLRDEYIEAEWWLIKKAHEAGLLEEEYRVVHWCPRCSTTLAEYELEYRELEDPSIYVKLQVEGKPGEYLVIWTTTPWTLPANTFVMVHPDEDYVKVEVGGEKWILAKQRLEAVMKELGVEDYKVVEEFKGRSLIGVRYIHPLADVIPLQRELSKYHAVYPAPEFVTMYEGTGLVHSAPGHGFEDFIVAKRNGIDAAASPVDDEGRFTSEAGKYTGLRVREANQLIIEDLRARNALLKASTIMHKYPVCWRCKTPVVMRATRQWVIKVSRLRERLREEADRVKWIPEWARERIGFMIDNIQDWLISRQRYWGTPLPIWECPNGHRLVVGSIRELESYGGVRPRELHRPWIDSVVLKCPHCGLEMRRVPDVADVWLDSGVAFYAAKGHPDELSPEDVILDFIVEGHDQTRGWFFSLLRAGVLGFNRSPYRTVLVHGFMLDEKGREMHKSLGNYVGTDEAISRVGRDPLRLWLLGNTTWEDARFSWKSLEEAVRDLSVLWSIAVFAYTYMRLDKYDPAGHTIRDVSGHLRVEDKWILSRVNTLIKQVSELMESYQVYEAVRLLREFFVEDLSHWYIRLIRPRVWVEENTGDKLAAYTVLYYVIDRVARLIAPFTPFIAEYMYQALMKPVYGEPSIHLLPYPEPDEGFINGKLEEEMRLIRQVYEASASARMKQGIKLRQPVRRLIVYTNREDVAAAVSRNLELVKAITNSREVSVEPLRLLGEIVRYRVEPVYRSIGPRYKSLAKRVISYIEENQEKVAADILGKGVHEAILDGSKIVLERGDVSITPYYIEGFSVEDREWGSVAIDTRLSEEEVAEGLARDVVRRIQVMRKMLNLELDAKIRTIVMAPPDKARLLESKKSYIMNETRSVELRITPGYGDKGFLKGFTQTWEINDEEYIIGVEKVED from the coding sequence ATGAGCAGGGTCACGGAGAAGGAGTGGGCTCTCCAAGGGGTTTACAGACCCCATGATGTTGAGAAGAAGGTTCTAGACTACTGGGATGCAGTTGGCGTCTACAGCCTGGTTAAGAAGGCTGATGAATCGAAGCAGTTGCGCTTCAACTTCATAGATGGCCCGCCGTATCCCTCAGGCGACATACCGCATATTGGTACAGCATGGAATAAGGCGTTGAAGGACGCTGTGCTCAGGTATAAGAGGATGAAGGGGTACAGGGTCTACGATAGACCGGGCTATGACTGCCACGGTCTCCCCATAGAGGTGAAGGTTGAGCAGAAGCTCGGCGTCAGCGTCAAGAAGGAGATAGAGGAGCGGATCGGGGTCGAACGCTTCATAGAGGAGTGCAGGAGGCTCGCCCTCACCAATGCAAACGCTATAACCAGGTGGTTTAAGGAGCTAGGAGTATTCATGGACTGGGATAACCCGTATCTAACACTGAGAGACGAGTACATTGAGGCAGAGTGGTGGTTGATAAAGAAGGCGCATGAGGCAGGGCTACTCGAGGAGGAGTACAGGGTTGTACACTGGTGTCCCCGATGCTCCACCACGCTGGCGGAGTACGAGCTCGAGTACCGTGAACTAGAGGATCCAAGCATATACGTGAAGCTCCAGGTTGAGGGTAAGCCCGGGGAATACCTGGTTATCTGGACCACTACACCGTGGACTCTTCCAGCCAACACGTTCGTAATGGTTCACCCGGATGAAGACTATGTGAAGGTAGAGGTAGGTGGAGAGAAATGGATTCTAGCTAAGCAGAGGCTTGAAGCAGTGATGAAAGAGCTCGGTGTGGAAGACTACAAGGTGGTTGAGGAGTTCAAGGGGCGCAGCCTCATCGGTGTAAGATACATTCATCCACTGGCCGACGTCATCCCTCTTCAAAGAGAGCTATCCAAGTACCACGCGGTGTACCCAGCCCCCGAGTTCGTAACAATGTACGAGGGCACGGGGCTGGTTCACTCAGCCCCAGGCCACGGCTTCGAAGACTTCATCGTTGCTAAGAGAAACGGGATAGATGCAGCCGCCAGCCCCGTGGACGATGAGGGGAGATTCACTAGTGAAGCAGGCAAGTACACTGGTCTCCGTGTGAGGGAGGCAAACCAGCTGATAATAGAGGATCTAAGGGCTAGGAACGCCCTCCTCAAGGCCTCAACGATAATGCACAAGTACCCTGTATGCTGGAGGTGTAAGACCCCTGTAGTCATGAGGGCTACCCGGCAATGGGTTATCAAGGTGTCGAGGCTGAGGGAGAGGCTCAGGGAGGAGGCGGATCGCGTTAAATGGATACCTGAATGGGCACGGGAGAGAATAGGCTTCATGATAGACAATATACAGGACTGGCTTATCTCGAGGCAGAGGTACTGGGGTACGCCTCTACCGATATGGGAGTGCCCTAATGGACATAGACTCGTAGTCGGGAGCATCAGGGAGCTCGAGAGCTACGGCGGCGTCAGACCCAGGGAGCTCCACAGGCCATGGATAGACAGCGTAGTGTTGAAGTGCCCCCACTGCGGGCTCGAGATGCGCCGCGTACCCGATGTAGCTGACGTATGGTTGGATAGCGGTGTAGCATTCTACGCTGCTAAAGGACACCCGGATGAGTTAAGCCCTGAGGACGTGATCCTAGACTTCATCGTGGAGGGCCATGACCAGACCAGGGGCTGGTTCTTCTCGCTTCTACGCGCCGGGGTCCTGGGATTCAATAGGTCGCCGTATAGAACCGTGCTCGTCCACGGCTTCATGCTGGATGAGAAGGGCAGGGAGATGCATAAGAGCCTGGGGAACTACGTGGGCACGGATGAAGCAATATCCAGGGTTGGCAGGGATCCTCTGAGGCTATGGCTGCTTGGGAACACGACGTGGGAGGACGCCAGGTTCTCTTGGAAGAGCCTTGAGGAGGCTGTGAGAGACCTCTCAGTACTGTGGAGCATAGCTGTCTTCGCCTACACATATATGAGGCTCGACAAGTATGATCCAGCAGGCCACACCATAAGGGATGTCTCAGGACACCTGAGGGTAGAGGATAAGTGGATACTGAGCAGGGTTAACACGCTTATCAAGCAGGTTTCAGAGCTCATGGAGTCGTATCAGGTCTACGAGGCTGTGAGACTTCTCAGAGAGTTCTTCGTCGAGGACCTCAGCCACTGGTACATAAGGCTCATCAGGCCACGTGTATGGGTTGAAGAGAACACCGGTGATAAGCTGGCTGCGTACACTGTACTCTACTATGTTATCGACAGGGTTGCAAGGCTCATAGCACCCTTCACACCCTTCATAGCTGAATACATGTATCAAGCCCTCATGAAGCCGGTGTACGGGGAGCCCTCGATACACCTACTCCCCTACCCGGAGCCGGATGAAGGATTCATCAATGGGAAACTGGAGGAGGAGATGAGGTTGATCAGGCAGGTCTACGAGGCATCGGCCTCGGCGAGGATGAAGCAGGGGATAAAGCTCCGCCAGCCCGTTAGAAGACTCATAGTCTACACGAATAGGGAGGATGTTGCGGCAGCCGTCTCAAGAAACCTGGAGCTCGTGAAGGCTATCACGAACTCCAGGGAGGTATCCGTAGAGCCCCTGAGGCTCCTTGGGGAAATAGTCAGGTACAGGGTTGAACCAGTCTACAGGAGTATAGGGCCCAGGTACAAGTCGCTTGCTAAACGGGTGATCAGCTACATCGAGGAGAACCAGGAGAAGGTGGCAGCCGACATCCTTGGGAAGGGGGTGCACGAGGCGATCCTAGATGGATCAAAGATAGTTCTAGAGAGGGGCGACGTCTCGATAACACCCTACTATATAGAGGGATTCAGCGTGGAGGACAGGGAATGGGGGAGCGTTGCAATAGACACCAGGCTCAGCGAGGAGGAGGTTGCAGAAGGGCTTGCAAGAGATGTTGTGAGAAGGATACAGGTCATGAGGAAGATGCTTAACCTCGAGCTCGACGCGAAGATAAGGACAATCGTGATGGCTCCTCCGGACAAGGCGAGGCTGCTTGAATCAAAGAAGAGCTATATAATGAATGAAACGAGAAGCGTGGAGTTAAGGATTACACCGGGCTATGGGGACAAGGGGTTCCTGAAAGGCTTCACGCAGACATGGGAGATAAACGATGAGGAATACATCATAGGGGTTGAGAAGGTTGAGGATTGA
- a CDS encoding peroxiredoxin, with product MPGQIPLIGEPFPQMEVMTTHGKKKLPDDYKGKYLVLFSHPADFTPVCTTEFVAFARRYEDFKKLNTELLGLSVDSTFSHIKWVEWIQEKLGVEIPFPIIADPNGEVSRKLGFLHAQSATSTVRAVVIVDGNGIVRAILYYPQETGRNIDEILRLVKALQLNDKYKRAVPAGWPNNELVGDALIVPPASTIQEARERLKQFKCFDWWMCYEEGRVPPEEVREARAWLERASKPSK from the coding sequence ATGCCTGGACAAATACCGTTGATAGGTGAACCATTCCCGCAGATGGAGGTCATGACTACACATGGGAAGAAGAAGCTCCCCGATGACTACAAGGGGAAGTACCTGGTGTTATTCAGCCATCCAGCAGACTTCACGCCTGTCTGCACAACTGAGTTCGTGGCTTTCGCGAGGAGATACGAGGACTTCAAGAAGCTCAACACCGAGCTACTCGGCTTAAGCGTTGACAGCACGTTCTCCCACATAAAGTGGGTTGAGTGGATCCAGGAGAAGCTCGGGGTTGAGATACCGTTCCCCATAATAGCTGATCCCAATGGTGAGGTCTCAAGGAAGCTCGGCTTCCTCCACGCTCAGAGCGCTACAAGCACTGTTAGAGCCGTAGTAATCGTGGACGGCAACGGCATTGTGAGAGCCATACTCTACTACCCGCAGGAAACCGGACGCAACATTGATGAAATACTGAGGCTGGTGAAGGCACTCCAGTTGAATGACAAGTATAAGAGGGCTGTGCCAGCCGGGTGGCCTAACAACGAGCTGGTTGGAGACGCATTGATAGTGCCGCCTGCTTCAACAATACAGGAGGCAAGGGAGAGGTTGAAGCAGTTCAAGTGCTTCGACTGGTGGATGTGCTACGAGGAAGGCAGGGTGCCTCCCGAGGAGGTAAGGGAGGCACGTGCATGGCTGGAGAGGGCTTCAAAGCCCTCGAAATAA
- a CDS encoding polyprenol monophosphomannose synthase: MPVKASIVVPTYNERENIRILIPMIHRALRDTGVDYEIIVVDDNSPDGTAEEAVHLSSAYPVKVVKRSGKLGLSSAIYEGVRHATGDIVVVMDADLQHPPEYIPALLRRIDGCDLVVASRYAPGGRVEGFPLVRRIVSKGSILLAHLVVPGTRRARDAVSGFFAAKREVVARWRMVEPRGYKVLVEILGELHDIRVCEEPIVFRSREKGSSKLTVRVMLSYIRTLFKLNPVSFTLYVLLILLLIAALVLLA, translated from the coding sequence ATGCCTGTGAAGGCCTCCATAGTGGTGCCAACCTATAATGAACGGGAGAACATCCGGATACTGATCCCCATGATACATAGGGCTCTGAGAGACACCGGGGTAGACTACGAGATCATAGTGGTCGACGACAACAGCCCGGATGGCACAGCCGAGGAGGCAGTCCACCTGTCATCAGCATACCCTGTCAAGGTTGTTAAGAGAAGCGGGAAGCTAGGCCTCTCCTCAGCGATATATGAGGGAGTAAGGCATGCAACCGGCGACATCGTGGTCGTCATGGATGCCGATCTACAGCATCCCCCTGAGTACATTCCTGCATTACTCAGAAGGATCGATGGCTGCGACCTAGTGGTTGCATCCAGGTATGCTCCCGGGGGCAGGGTGGAGGGCTTCCCCCTGGTGAGGAGGATAGTGTCCAAGGGCTCCATCCTCCTGGCACACCTAGTTGTACCGGGCACGAGGAGGGCGAGGGATGCTGTGAGCGGGTTCTTCGCGGCTAAGAGGGAGGTGGTGGCACGGTGGAGGATGGTTGAGCCCCGTGGATACAAGGTTCTCGTTGAGATCCTTGGCGAGCTGCATGATATACGTGTATGCGAGGAGCCAATAGTGTTCAGGAGCCGTGAGAAAGGCTCCTCGAAGCTCACGGTTAGAGTAATGCTCTCCTATATTAGAACGCTCTTCAAGCTCAACCCCGTGTCATTCACGCTCTACGTGCTCCTCATCCTCCTACTCATCGCAGCCCTAGTACTGCTCGCTTAA
- a CDS encoding AAA family ATPase — translation MRIYGLMLENIRSFRKEYVVFPNKGVTVIHGATGSGKTSILMSVSAALFGLQRESRDPFRAFAYPTGRDLVRADASSARIRLLFEHNGKLYLVEREFRRDGERVVNAEYNRLEEYVVDSSGRVVNTNQWILSPTELNKRVKEILGIKEKAREQPLLFTSVLYAPQFNIHEVLSLSDEDRTEIIERSLGLSKYKEYKKNSEEVENIIRSRVDELARNMERLKTRLRERSKESLLEEKKRLTAEVEGYEKARTEKLRRLEEVEASIEREQRLLMEAEREVAELKSRIEQARRLEARLREIEGEIAGVAAGIGGVEADPASILGELTRRIDEASGRLRELHEKEALIEEEIEGFEQRLEEARRAYSELKAKIGGLESDKRNILARRRELEDQLKRYKELLERGICPLCLQPIPHEHGVKLIDEVSKGIRDLEEKARETEEKRTGIAAEISRVEEEIRRLEGEVRGRKAERDRVRGEYKKLEEEVRRLQLTAEKIRSMLREAERVRAELSGAAGLEDKLKEALSKRSSIEAALRELREAEKGLQAEIRELDSRIARSKASIEYVEKMIHEIERDEEELRRLEEEKMFHEWMLALLASLNEVVDEVEKRVSLEVVQEFRRRFYAILGTLMREQPVEVVVRDDFTLESKVKIGGKAYAISSLSGGQSIAISLAYRLALNATVRAYSPFLRNTVLILDEPTTGFSQELVRRLGEALRLMSSARGQGQEGGQIIVVTHDELLKDIGDCRIMLERDALNHVSRVKGYECVDFKNFDDYKKLVEEILSGRFSRRTTGPVEGGGFKPVVSLEAGGSARKKSILEFSRGQGGKQSGVG, via the coding sequence ATGAGGATATACGGGTTAATGCTTGAGAACATAAGGAGCTTCAGGAAGGAGTACGTGGTCTTCCCAAACAAGGGCGTCACCGTGATACACGGGGCTACCGGGAGCGGTAAGACAAGCATACTCATGTCCGTGAGCGCCGCTTTATTTGGACTCCAAAGGGAGAGCAGGGATCCCTTCAGGGCTTTCGCATACCCTACTGGGAGAGACCTGGTGAGAGCCGACGCGTCGAGCGCGAGGATCAGGCTGCTCTTCGAGCACAATGGGAAGCTATACCTGGTGGAACGCGAGTTCAGGAGAGACGGGGAGAGAGTGGTTAACGCAGAGTACAATAGGCTCGAAGAATACGTGGTCGACTCCTCGGGCCGTGTCGTCAACACAAACCAGTGGATACTATCGCCCACAGAGCTGAACAAGAGGGTCAAGGAGATACTGGGGATCAAGGAGAAAGCCCGGGAGCAACCACTCCTCTTCACAAGCGTCCTCTACGCGCCGCAGTTCAACATACATGAAGTGCTAAGCTTGAGCGATGAGGATAGGACGGAGATCATTGAGAGATCCCTAGGGTTATCGAAGTACAAGGAGTATAAGAAGAACAGCGAGGAAGTCGAGAACATTATAAGGAGTAGAGTGGACGAGCTCGCCAGGAACATGGAGAGGTTGAAGACAAGGTTAAGGGAGAGGAGCAAGGAGAGCCTACTGGAGGAGAAGAAGAGGCTCACAGCAGAGGTAGAGGGCTATGAGAAGGCGAGAACGGAGAAGCTGAGGAGGCTGGAGGAGGTTGAAGCATCCATCGAGAGAGAGCAACGGTTACTCATGGAGGCCGAGCGGGAGGTAGCCGAGCTGAAGAGCAGGATCGAGCAGGCGAGGAGGCTTGAAGCAAGACTCAGGGAGATAGAGGGCGAGATCGCTGGGGTGGCCGCGGGCATTGGAGGCGTTGAAGCCGACCCGGCCTCCATCCTCGGTGAGCTGACCCGGCGCATTGATGAGGCTAGTGGAAGACTCAGGGAGTTACATGAGAAGGAGGCGTTGATCGAGGAGGAGATAGAGGGGTTCGAGCAGAGGTTAGAGGAGGCTAGGAGAGCGTACAGCGAGCTCAAGGCTAAGATAGGGGGCCTCGAGTCGGATAAACGGAACATCCTTGCCCGTAGAAGAGAGCTAGAGGATCAGCTTAAACGCTACAAGGAGCTCCTGGAGAGAGGGATATGCCCCCTGTGCCTCCAGCCGATACCGCATGAACACGGGGTTAAACTCATCGACGAGGTGTCCAAGGGGATAAGGGATCTAGAGGAGAAGGCAAGGGAAACCGAGGAGAAGAGGACGGGGATCGCGGCAGAGATATCCAGGGTGGAGGAGGAGATACGGCGACTAGAAGGGGAGGTTCGTGGGAGGAAAGCGGAGAGGGATCGCGTGAGAGGCGAGTACAAGAAGCTTGAGGAGGAAGTGAGGAGGCTGCAGTTAACAGCTGAGAAAATAAGAAGCATGCTCAGAGAGGCTGAGAGAGTTAGAGCAGAGCTCTCCGGGGCAGCCGGCCTAGAGGACAAGTTGAAGGAGGCCTTGTCGAAGAGGAGCAGTATTGAGGCAGCCTTAAGGGAGCTCAGGGAGGCTGAGAAAGGACTGCAGGCCGAGATAAGGGAACTGGACTCAAGGATAGCTAGATCCAAGGCCTCAATCGAATACGTTGAGAAGATGATCCACGAGATAGAGAGGGATGAAGAGGAGTTGAGGAGGCTGGAAGAGGAGAAGATGTTCCATGAATGGATGCTCGCCCTGCTCGCATCCCTCAACGAGGTAGTGGATGAGGTTGAGAAAAGAGTGTCGCTTGAGGTGGTGCAGGAGTTCAGGAGGAGATTCTACGCGATACTCGGCACGTTGATGAGGGAGCAACCCGTAGAGGTGGTTGTAAGAGACGACTTCACCCTGGAATCCAAGGTTAAGATAGGGGGTAAGGCATACGCTATTTCATCGCTGAGCGGTGGGCAGAGCATAGCTATAAGCCTAGCCTACAGGCTCGCCTTAAACGCCACCGTGAGGGCTTACTCCCCGTTTCTAAGGAACACCGTGCTGATACTGGATGAGCCGACAACCGGGTTCAGCCAGGAGCTGGTTAGAAGGCTTGGTGAAGCACTCCGCCTCATGAGCTCCGCTAGGGGTCAGGGGCAGGAGGGCGGGCAGATAATAGTCGTCACCCATGATGAACTATTGAAGGACATCGGGGACTGCAGGATCATGCTGGAGCGTGACGCATTAAACCATGTCTCCAGGGTGAAGGGCTATGAATGCGTGGACTTCAAGAACTTCGACGACTACAAGAAGCTCGTAGAGGAGATCCTGAGTGGACGCTTCTCCAGGAGGACTACGGGACCCGTTGAAGGCGGCGGCTTCAAACCCGTGGTGAGCCTGGAGGCAGGGGGCTCTGCGAGGAAGAAGAGCATCCTGGAGTTCAGTAGGGGGCAGGGAGGGAAGCAGAGCGGTGTAGGCTAG
- a CDS encoding cytidine deaminase, translating to MRIDVDALIKEASRVLGNSYAPYSNIHVAAAVLTSSGRVYLGVNVENASYGLTICAERSAISAMVAAGERDPVAVAIVTDLEDPIPPCGACRQVIAEFNPRALIVMHSTRSGRTVVRNLEELFPQPFTISDEAGRRDPS from the coding sequence TTGAGGATTGACGTGGACGCACTCATCAAGGAGGCCTCGAGGGTTCTCGGGAACAGCTACGCCCCCTACAGCAACATACATGTCGCGGCAGCCGTGTTGACGAGCAGTGGAAGAGTATACTTAGGGGTCAACGTCGAGAACGCCAGCTACGGTTTAACCATATGTGCTGAGCGCTCAGCGATCTCCGCAATGGTTGCGGCTGGTGAAAGGGATCCGGTGGCCGTAGCCATAGTAACGGATCTCGAGGACCCGATACCGCCTTGCGGTGCATGCAGGCAGGTGATAGCAGAGTTCAATCCCAGGGCACTCATAGTAATGCACAGCACTAGGTCTGGGAGAACAGTGGTGAGGAACCTGGAGGAGCTTTTCCCGCAGCCTTTCACAATCAGTGATGAAGCAGGCCGCCGGGACCCATCCTAG